GCTACGCGGGCGTGCTCAAGGAAGTGGGCGAGACGTCGGCGCTTTTCGACTTCAATCACCCGCTTGCCGGCCAGACGCTGGCGTTCGAAGTGAAAATCATCGGAATTCTGTAGCCATGAGCCTGATCGAAAGCCTCACCGATATCGAAACCGACGTCGAAATCCTGCTCGCGCAGCCGCGCGGCTTCTGCGCGGGCGTGGACCGCGCGATCGAAATCGTCGAGCGCGCGATCAAGCTGTTCGGCGCGCCGATCTATGTGCGCCACGAGATCGTGCATAACGCGTACGTCGTCGCCGATTTGCGCAAGAAGGGCGCGATCTTCATCGAGGAACTGTCGGACGTGCCCGAGGGCAGCACGCTGATTTTCAGCGCGCACGGCGTCTCGAAAGCCGTGCGCGTCGAAGCGGAAACGCGCGGGCTGCGCGTGTTCGACGCCACGTGCCCGCTCGTGACCAAGGTGCACATGGAAGTCGCGAAGATGCGTCAGGAAGGCTTCGATATCGTGATGATCGGCCACAAGGGACACCCGGAAGTCGAAGGCACGATGGGGCAGTCCGGCGAGGGCATGCATCTGGTCGAAGATATCGAGGACGTGCTGAAGCTCGATCTGCCCGACCCGAACCGCATTGCGTACGTGACGCAGACGACGCTCTCGGTCGACGACGCCTCCGCCATCATCAACGCGCTCAAGAACAAGTATCCCGCGATCAAGGAGCCGAAGAAGCAGGACATCTGCTACGCGACGCAGAATCGCCAGGACGCGGTGAAGTTCCTTGCGCCGCAGTGCGATGTCGTGATCGTGGTCGGCAGCCCGAACAGCTCGAATTCGAGCCGGCTGCGCGAAGTGGCCGAGCGCAGCGGCATCCCCGCCTATATGGTGGATTCGCCGACGCAGATCGATCCGAACTGGGTCGAAGGCAAGAAGCGCATCGGCGTGACGGCGGGCGCGTCGGCGCCGGAAGTGCTCGCGCAGGCTGTGATCGCGCGGCTTCGCGAACTCGGCGTGCGCAGCGTGCGCTCGCTGGAAGGCATCGAAGAGACCATTTCTTTTCCGCTGCCGCGCGGATTGTCGTTGCCGCAATAAGTTAGACGAAACCTTCGAAAAGCGCCTGCGGGCGCTTTTTTTTCGCCCAGGCACATGCGGCCGGCGGCGCGTGAACCATTTCAGTGCATCGTCGCAAAGCGCCGCAAACGTGTTCGGCCGAGCCTCGATAAAACCCCGCTCCCGGAATGGTGCAACTGCTGCACAAAACCGGATCGCAACCGGGTTGCGCTTTTTCGCGAAAATCGCCGAAAAATGCGGGTTGCAATGCTGGAAAACCCCGCCACGCAAGAATATTGCTCGTCTCATATTTAGCGTTACAATTCGCGCGTCCTGAGTCCGGAAGGGCCTCTGGCAACGGTTCTGAAAGGCGCAGGAGATCTCATTTGATGCGATTCAAGTTTGCTTACGCCGTGTCCATCGCGGCTGCGGTTGCAATGGCAACCGCATGCGGCAAGAAGGACGAAGGCGGAGCGAGCGGAGCAGCACCGGCGGCAAGCGCCCCGACGGCGGCGACGGCTGCGCCGGCACCGGCGAGCGAAGCGACGGTGGTGAAGATCGGCCATGTTGCGCCGTTGTCCGGCACGCAGGCGCATTTAGGGAAAGACAACGAAAACGGCGCGCGGCTCGCGCTGGAGGAAATCAGCGCGCAGGGTCTCACCATCGACGGCCGCTCCATTCGCCTCGTGCTAGACAGCCAGGACGACGCAGCCGACCCGCGCACCGGCGAAGAAGCCGCGCAGCGCCTGGTGGATGACCATGTGGTCGCGGTGATCGGCCATTTGAATTCGGGCGTATCGATTCCGGCGTCCAAGATTTATAGCGATGCGGGCATCGCGGAGATTTCGCCGTCGACGACGAACCCGCAATACACGAAGCAGGGTTACAAGACGACCTTCCGCGTGGTCGCAACCGATGCGCTGCAAGGCCCCGTGCTGGCCGGCTACGCGATCAAGACGCTGCACGCGAAGAAAGTGGTGATCGTGGACGACGCGACCGCCTACGGCCGCGGCCTCGCCGACGAGTTCGCCAAGACGGCGCAGGCGGGCGGGGTGAAGGTCGCCGCGCGCGAGACGACATCGGAGAAGGCGCGCAACTTCAGGGCGATCCTTTTGAAGATCAAGCGCATGCAGCCGGACGCCGTGATGTACGGCGGCATGGACGCAACGGGCGGCCCGTTCGCGAAAGAAGCGGCGGCGCTCGGCGTGAAGGCGAAGATTCTGGCGGGCGACGGCGTCTGCACGGAGCAACTGCCCGAACTGGCGGGAGACGCGGTGCAGAACGTCGTGTGTTCGGAAGCGGGACCCGCGCTCGCGAAGATGGACAAGGGCGCGGACTTCGCGCAGAAGTACGAGGCACGGTTTCACACGCCAGTGCAGATTTACGCGCCGTTCACGTACGACGCGGTGTACGTGATCGTCGATGCGATGAAGCGCGCCAATTCCATCGAAGCGAGCAAGGTGCTCGCGGCGATGGCCACGACGGATTTCAACGGTCTGACGGGGCATATCGCTTTCGACGACAAAGGCGATCTGAAGACCAGCACCATCACGCTTTACGACTTCAAGGACAAAAAGAAGGATGTGCTCGACGTCGTGAAGCAGTAGCAGCAGGCGTTTGCAGTCTTGCGGCGCCTATCCGACAAGCGCCGTTTCGCATCCGTCTGGCGGACGCCCGCACCTATCCGGCGGCGGGCGCAACGACAGGCGATTAACCCTTACCGGTTTTTTTAAAAGTACGCGCAGTGCCGCTCCAGATTTCGCTTCACACCGGTTTATCGGCCGGTGATAAAAGCGTCATCCGGTCGCACGGGGCTAAGGAGCTTTAAATGGATATTTTCATCCAGCAGATCCTCAACGGTCTGGTGCTTGGCAGCGTCTACGCCATCATCGCGTTGGGTTACACGATGGTGTACGGCATTCTCGGCATCATCAACTTCGCGCACGGCGACGTGCTGATGGTGGGCGCAATGGTGGCGCTTTCAGCCATCGGCGTCATGCAGAACCACTTTCCCTCGATGCCCGGCCCGATCATGCTGACGATCGCGCTTATCGTCGCGGCGATCGTCTGCGCGATCGTCGGCTACACCATCGAACGCGTCGCCTACCGGCCGCTGCGCAAGGCGCCGCGTCTCGCGCCGCTCATCACCGCAATCGGCGTGTCGATCTTGCTGCAAACGGTCGCCATGATGATCTGGGGCCGCAACCCGCTCGCGTTCCCGCAGCTGCTGCCGACCGACCCGATCAACGTCATCACCGCGACGGAAACGCGTCCCGGCGCGGTCATCTCGATGACGGAAATCGTGATCATCGTGGTGGCGTTCCTCGTGATGGGCGGCCTCCTGCTGCTCGTGCACAAGACCAAGCTCGGCCGCGCGATGCGCGCGATCGCGGAAAACCCCGGCGTCGCATCGCTGATGGGCGTGAACCCGAACTTCGTGATCTCGGCGACCTTCATGATCGGCTCGGCGCTTGCTGCGCTCGCCGGCGTGATGATCGCGTCCGAATACGGCAACGCGCACTTCTACATGGGCTTCATTCCCGGCCTGAAGGCGTTTACCGCGGCGGTGCTGGGCGGCATCGGCAACCTGGGCGGCGCGATGGTCGGCGGCGTGCTTCTCGGCCTCATCGAGCAGTTGGGCGCCGGTTACATCGGCAATCTGACGGGCGGCGTCTTCGGCAGCAACTATCAGGACGTGTTCGCCTTCGTCGTGCTGATCATCGTGCTCGTGTTCCGTCCGTCGGGTCTGCTCGGCGAACGTGTCGCGGACCGCGCTTAAAGACCGTGTGAGGAGCTCTACAAAATGACTTCGATTCAACCGATTGAGCCGTCCACGACGCTCATCCCCGAGAAGAACACGGGCAAGACGCTCGTCGTCGGCATCATCGTCGCCGCGTTCGTGATCGCCGCGCCGATGGTGATCGGCGCAGCCGGCGGCAACTACTGGGTCCGCGTGCTCGACTTCGCGATGCTCTACGTGATGCTCGCGCTCGGCCTCAACGTCGTGGTCGGCTTCGCCGGCCTGCTCGACCTGGGCTACATCGCGTTCTATGCAGTCGGCGCGTACGTCGCGGCGCTCCTGTCTTCGCCGCAGCTTACCTCGCAGTTCGAATGGATCGCGCATCTCGCGCCGGGCGGGCTGCATGTGCCGTTCCTTCTGATCGTGCCGGTCGCGATGGCGCTCGCCGCCACCTTCGGCGTGCTGCTCGGCGCACCGACGCTGCGTCTGCGTGGCGACTACCTCGCTATCGTGACGCTCGGCTTCGGTGAAATCGTGCGGATCTTCATGAACAACCTCGACCGTCCGGTGAACATCACGAACGGTCCGAAGGGCATCACGGGCATCGATCCGGTGACGGTGGCGGGCTTCAATCTGTCGCAGACGCACGAGCTGTTCGGCATGAAGTTCCCGTCGGTGTACATGTACTACTACCTGTTCGTGCTCGGCGCGCTCATCGTGATCTGGGTCTGTACGCGCCTGCAACACTCGCGTATCGGCCGCGCATGGGCCGCGATCCGCGAAGACGAAATCGCCGCGAAGGCCATGGGCATCAACACGCGTAACGTGAAGCTGCTCGCATTCGCGATGGGCGCATCGTTCGGCGGCCTGTCGGGCGCGATGTTTGGCGCCTTCCAGGGCTTCGTGTCGCCGGAATCGTTCACGTTCTGGGAATCGATCGTCGTGCTGGCGTGCGTGGTGCTCGGCGGCATGGGCCACATTCCGGGCGTGATTCTCGGCGCGGTGCTGCTCGCCGTGTTCCCCGAATTCCTGCGCTCGACGATGGGCCCGCTGCAAAACGCCGTCTTCGGCCATCAGATCGTGGATACCGAAGTCATCCGCCAGTTGCTGTACGGTCTGGCGATGGTGCTGATCATGCTGTATCGCTCGGAAGGCCTGTGGCCCGCCGCGAAACACGAAGACAAGATCGCGAAGATCGCGAAGCGCAACGGCAAGAAGCCGGTGCGCGCCTAAGCGGGGGAATCAAAAATGAGCGACAAACGTACTCGATTGTCCGTGAAGGGCGTGAACAAGCGTTTCGGCGGCTTGCAGGCGCTGTCGGAAGTGGGCCTCGAAATCAAGGAAGGCGAAATCTACGGCCTGATCGGCCCGAACGGCGCGGGCAAGACGACGTTCTTCAACGTCATCACGGGCCTCTATACGCCTGATTCCGGCGAATTCAAGCTCGACGGCGAAGCCTACACGCCGACCGCCGTGTATCAGGTGGCGAAGGCGGGCATCGCGCGCACGTTCCAGAACATTCGCCTCTTCGGCGGCATGACCGCGCTGGAGAACGTGATGGTCGGCCGCCATGTGCGCACGAAGCATGGCCTGATCGGCGCGGTGTTCCAGACGCCCGCCGAACGTCGTGAAGAGAAGGAAATCAAGGAGCGCGCGCTGGAACTGCTGGAGTACGTCGGCGTGCTGCAATACGCGGACTACACGTCGCGCAATCTGTCGTATGGCCACCAGCGTCGTCTGGAGATCGCGCGTGCTTTGGCGACCGATCCGAAGCTGCTCGCGCTCGACGAGCCCGCAGCCGGCATGAACGCGACGGAGAAGGTCGAACTCACGCGCCTACTCGACAAGATTCGCGCGGACGGCAAGACGATTCTGTTGATCGAACACGACGTGAAACTCGTGATGGGATTGTGCAACCGCATGACGGTGCTCGATTACGGCAAGGTGATCGCCGAGGGTCTGCCGCAGGACGTGCAGAAGGACCCGAAGGTGATCGAAGCATATCTGGGTGCGGGGGTGCACTAAATGGCGACCACAAGCGCAATGTTGAAGGTCAAGGGTCTGCAGGTGAACTACGGCGGCATCCAGGCGGTGAAGGGTGTCGATCTGGAAGTCGGGCAGGGCGAACTGGTCACGCTGATCGGCGCGAACGGCGCGGGCAAGACCACGACGATGAAGGCCATCACGGGCCTGAAGCCGTTCTCGGGCGGCGATATCGAGTACATGGGCCAGTCGATCAAGGGCGTGCCAACGCACGAGCTGTTGAAGCGCGGCCTCGCGATGGTGCCGGAAGGCCGCGGCATTTTCGCGCGCATGTCGATTCTCGAGAACATGCAGATGGGCGCGTATCTGCGCAACGATTCTGATGGCATTCAGAAGGACACCGAACGGATGTTCGGCTTCTTTCCGCGCCTGAAGGAGCGGGCGTCGCAGTATGCGGGTACGCTGTCCGGCGGCGAGCAGCAGATGCTGGCGATGGCGCGGGCGTTGTTGTCGCGTCCGAAGCTGCTGTTGCTCGATGAGCCTTCGATGGGACTTTCGCCGATTATGGTCGAGAAGATCTTCGAAGTCGTTCGGGAGATTTCTAGCGAAGGGCTGACGGTGCTGCTCGTCGAGCAGAACGCGCGGCTGGCGCTTCAGGCCGCTAATCGCGGGTATGTGATGGATTCGGGTACCGTCACCATGTCCGGCGATGCTAAGGTCATGCTCGATGATCCTAAGGTTCGGGCGGCTTATTTGGGCGAGTGAGGGTCTTTTTCTTTCCTCGCGGGGCGGGGGTTTTGTTTGCTCCCGCTCTCTTCGGTCTTCTTGCTTGTTCGTAGAACTTGTATTCGTATCGGTCTATTAGCGTTGCCCCTCCCCGGGGCGGGGGTCACTTTCTTTGCTGCTGCAAAGAAAGTAACCAAAGAAAGCAGCTTTTTGGCCCGCAGCAATAACAGCGTGGGCACTCCGCAGAAGAACCGTGGCACTCAGCTAATCGGCAGCCCTGAATCAACTTCCGCGCCCGCTGAGCGCCACGTCCTCCGAGCCCCTTGGCTCGTCAACACCACACCCCCCGTTTTATGCTCCGCCTGCGATCCAGGCTTAGTTGACGACCGCGCAAACGCTGTTCGGAATACTAACGTTATGCGGACGCGCATTCGCGCGGACAAGCGCGCGTACCTATGCAAACGTTCGGTGTTAACGAGCCAAGGGGCTCGGAGGACGTGGTGCTTAGTGGGCGTGGAAGGTGATTCAGGGTTGATTTAAACTGAGTGCCAATGCTTTTCTGCGAAGTGATCACGCTCTTGATGCTGCGGGCCAGAAAAAAGCTGCTTTCTTTGGTTACTTTCTTTGCAGCAGCAAAGAAAGTGACCCCCGCCCCGGGGAGGGGCAACGCTAATAGACCGACACGAATACAAGTTTCACGAAGAAAGCAGCGGGCACCCCCGCCCCGGGGAGGGGCAAAGCAAATAGACCGAGACGAAAACAAGTTCCACGAAGAAAGCAGCCAGCAACCCCGCCCCGGGAAGGGGCACGCTGATAGACGGAAACGGGAGAACGAAGAGACAAAACTAAAGCCGCTTCCCGAGACTGACAACCTCATCAACGCGATACCCAAGCCGCTCATAAAAGGGCAAGAGATCCCGCCGAGCAGAAAGAATCTGCAAATTAACCTTAGGACATCCAGCACGAGAAAGCGCCGCTTCCGCATGAAGCATCAAAGCGCGCCCATACCCGCGCCCCCGCATGGCAGGCGAAACGGCGAGCGAATAAATCCACCCGCGATGCCCGTCATACCCGCACATCACAGTGCCGACGACATCCCCGTCGAGCGCTCCGACAAAGAACAACTCCGGCTGCGTGCGCAGCTTATTAGCAATCGACAACGCCGGATCGCGCTGCGGCCGCGATGCATCCGCGTACTCCGGAAACACATCGCGCCACAGAGCGATCACGGCATCGCGATCGCTCGCATCGAACGTGCGGATGATCACAGCGAATCGAGCACCGAGCGCAGCATCGACATCATCTGATCGATCTCGTCCTTGGTGACATTGAGCGCGGGCATGAAGCGCAGCAGATTCGGCCGTGCCGCGTTCAGCAAGAGTCCATCAGGCTGCATCAGCCGAGCCTTCTCGACGATCTGCGGCCCCTGATCGCGATCCAGCAGCAACGCGCGCAACAGACCTTCGCCGCGCTCGCCGTTGAAACCGCGTTCGTCCGATAGCTTCAGCAATTCCGAACGCAAATACTCGCCGCGCTCGCGCACGCCTTCGAGAAAGCCCGGTGCCGTCAGTTGCGAAATCACCGAATAGCCCACCGCCGTCATCAGCGGATTGCCGTTGTACGTGCCGCCCTGATCGCCCGCTTCGAAGCACGCCACATCCGCCGTGGACAGCAGCGCCGCGAGCGGCACGCCGCCGCCGATGCCCTTGCCGAGCGTCATGATGTCCGGCTCGATGCCCGACAGCTCGTACGCGAACAATGTCCCCGCGCGACCGCAGCCGCTTTGCACTTCATCGACGATCAACAGGATGTTGTGCCGCTTCGTCAGCGCGCGCAACTCATGCATGAACTCGCGCGTCGCGGGAATCACGCCGCCTTCGCCCTGAATCGGCTCCAGCATCACGGCCACGGTCTTCTCGTTGATGAGCTTCTCGACCGATGCGATATCGTTCAAATCCGCCTTCGGAAAGCCCGGCACCTGCGGCGCGTAGATCGTGTCCCAGCCCGCCTTGCCGCTCGCAGACATGGTCGCGAGCGTTCGCCCGTGGAAGCTGTGGTCGAACGTGATGATCTCGTACGCGCCGTTGCGGAACTTGCGGCCCCACTTGCGCGCGAGCTTGATCGCGCCTTCGTTCGCTTCCGCGCCGCTGTTGGCAAAGAACACCTTGTCGAAGCAACTGTGCTTTGTGAGCAGCGCGGCGAGCTTCGCCATCGGCTCGTTATAGAACGCGGGCGACGGATTGATCAGCGTGCGCGCCTGCTTCTCGAGCGCCTCGATCACGCCGTCGTTGCAGTGACCGAGCGAATTCACGGCCCAGCCCTGGATGAAGTCGAGATAGCGTTTGCCGGTGTTGTCGTAAAGCCAGGAGCCCTTGCCGTGCGTGAACACGATCTCGGGGCGGTTCGTGATGTACATCAGCGAATCGACGGGGTACTCATTGAAATTCATGACAGCAGGCTCCGGGCGTGGACTCAGGTGAAAAAAACGGCGCGCAAAAAACAAAAGCCACGGTGTTTCCGTGGCTTCATTCTCTGCGCTTCAGACTAACCGAACATGTGCGCGAATGCATGACGAGCCAGCGGCATCCCTAGGGAAGCGGCGAGCGGCGGCGTCGGACGATGGTTGCGATTCGGTTCATTCGCGAAGGATACGTGATGACGTTCGTGCATGTAAACCGCCGGCGTCGATTTGTTGCGCGCCGGCGGCATGCGTGAACCGCGCAGGCCGTCAGACCGGATGCGCGAGGTCCGCTGCGCTCGTGAACGAATCCGCGTAGAACTCGTCCTCCGGCAAGCGGTGATGCTGCGTGAAATCGCGCTGCGCCGATTCCACCATCACGGGCGCGCCGCACGCATAGACCTGATACGCGCTCAAGTCTGGCAGATCTTCGATGACAGCGCGATGAACGAAGCCCGTGCGGCCGGTCCAGCCGTCATGCGGATCGGGTTCGGACAGCACCGGCACGAACTTGAAGTTCGGCACTTCTTTCGCCCATTGCTCGGCGAGGTCCATCATGTACAGGTCTTTCTTTCGGCGTCCGCCCCAATAGAGCGTCATCGGGCGGTTCAGGTTTTTGAAGACCGCATGTTCGATGATCGCCTTGATCGGCGCGAAGCCCGTGCCCGATGCGAGCAGCACGATCGGCTTGTCCGATTCGTCGCGCAGGAAGAACGTCCCGAGCGGACCTTCGAAACGCAGGATGTCGCGCTCTTTCATCGCGCCGAACACGTGGTCCGTGAACGTGCCGCCCGGCATGTGGCGAATGTGCAGTTCGAGCGGGCCTTCGTGGTGCGGCGGGCTCGCCATCGAATAGCTGCGGCGCTTGCCGTCCTTCAGAATGAATTCGATGTACTGCCCCGCGAGATATTGCAGGCGCTCGTTAGCGGGCAGTTGCAGCTTCATTTCGATGACGTCGTCGGCCTTGCGCTGAAGCGCGTTCACGCGGCACGGCAGCTTCTTCACCTGCACGTCGCCGACGCCCGCGACTTCGCGCACGTCGATCGTGAGATCGCTCTGCGCGGTCGCGCAGCAGAAGAGCGCCATGCCGCGCGTTTTTTCGTCGTTGGAGAGCGCGGACGACGAATGCGGCGCCTGCTCGACTTCGCCTTCGACGACCGCGCCCTTGCAGGAACCGCACGCGCCGTTCTTGCAGCCGTAAGGCAAGCCGATGCCCTGGCGCAGCGCCGCGGTCAGCACCGGCTCGTCGGGTTCCACCTGAAACTGCCGGCCGCTTTGCCGGAGCGTTACGTTGAATGCCATAGATCGATTTCTTGCGATGTGTGAATGTGTCTTACGATGACGCCGGAACGCGTCACGCAAGCGGCGGATACAATGCTTCGCATGATCGCCACTCGAACCTTGCGCCGCCCGCGCGTGCTGATCGTCGGATGCGGCGATGTCGGGCTGCGCGTGCTGCCGCTCTTGCGTTCGCGCGCCGCGTCGCCGCGCGTGATCGCCCTCACGCATCATCCGGAACGCGCCGCTGAACTCCGCGCAGCGGGCGCCTCGCCGATCGCCGGCGACCTGGATGCGAAGCGCAGCCTTCGCAGGCTCGCGGGCATCGCGCCGCATGTGCTGCATCTTGCGCCGCCTCAGCGCGAAGGCGACACCGACCGCCGCACGCGTGCGTTGCTCGCGGCCTTGCGCGCGCCGCGCCGTTCGGTTGCGCGTGGCGCTCAGGCCGCCGTTGCCCGGCATCGTACCTGGCGCGCATCGACTTTCATTGTACCCGACGCCCCTTTTGGAGCCACATCGAGAGCCACATCGCGCGTTGTGCCTGTGCGCTTCGTGTATGCGAGCACGACGGGCGTCTACGGCGACTGCGGCGGCGCGCTGATCGACGAAACGCGGCCCGCGCGGCCGGACAACGAGCGCGCACGGCGGCGCGTGTCGGCCGAAGAGCAGTTGCGCCACGTGGGCGCGCGAAGCGGCTGGCGCGTTTCCATCGTGCGGATTCCCGGCATTTACGCGGAGAATCGCCTGCCGCTTGCGCGCATCGAACGGGCGATGCCCGCGCTCATCGAACGCGACGACGTCTACACGAATCACATTCACGCCGACGATCTCGCCGCGATTCTCATGCGCGCGCTCGGGCGCGGGCGGGCGCAGCGCGTCGTGAACGCGTCGGACGACACGGATTTGCGCATGGCCGACTATTTCGATCGCGTCGCCGACGCGTACGGTTTGCCGCGCGTGCCGCGCATCACGCGCGAGGAGGCGGAAACGCGTCTGGAACCGCTCACGCTCTCGTTCATGCGCGAGTCGCGCCGTCTGTGCAACGCACGCATGAAGCACGAGTTAGGCTACGCGCTGCGTCATCCGACCGTGGACGACTTCTTGCGCTCGCGCGTCGGCACGACGCGGCGCTAGATCAGCGCGGGAATCGTTTCGAGCAGGACGAAGCACATCAGCGCGCCGATCAATGCGCCGATGAGGTTCGGCGAGTAGCGGTGACGCACGTGCATGACAACACCCAATACCCCGATCACGACCGCGCTCAACGCCACGAACGCGATCAGCGCGACGCTCATGTGGGAAGCCATGATGCCCTCCTGCTTTCTTCTAGTGATTTTGAATCCGTAAGACGAGTATAAGAGCGCCGCGCGCGGAAGGCATGCTGCGGCGCAGCGGCGAGGCATCGGGGCTTGTACCGATTGGCGTGAAGATTGATCGCTGCGGGGCGCGCAGGGCACCGAGGTGTTGTCGCCGGGCCGGCGCCGTTCGCCTTCCGCGAGAGACGCCGAGAATGCAAAGCCGCCCGCGCGGTCCGATGCAGCTTTTGTTGCTGCGGGGCGGAGCGGGGCGCGTCAGCGCTGGGCGCAGTGCAGCCAGTTCGCTGTCGCCGCCCCAGCGCCATGCGGGTTGCGCGAGAGACGCCGGCAGCGCAATACCGCCCACGCGCTCCCCGATACAAATTTCTATTTGCTGCGGGCGGCGGGCATCGCCTTAGTCTTGCGCGCGGTGCTGCGAGATCCTCGTCACGGAGCCATTGCCATTCGCCTCTGCGAGAGATGCTGGCAGCGCATAGCCGCCCACGCGCTACCGATACAGTTTCTATCTGCTGCGGCCGGCGGGCATCGCCTTAGCGCTGGGCGCGCATTGCAGCGAGATTCTCGTCACCGAGCCATTGCCATTCTCCCTCGGCGACAGATGCCGGCAGCGCAGACCCGCCCACGCGGTCCGCGTGCAGCTTCTATTGCTGCGGCGCGCGCAATGCTGCGAGATCGTCGTCACCGAGCCATTGCCATTCGCCTTTCGCGAGAGACGCCGGCAGTGCATAGCTGCCCACGCGTTCCCGATACAGTTCTATCTGCTGCGGCCGGCGGGCATTGCCTTCGCGCTGGGCGCGCAGTTCACCGAGAGCCCGCCAGCGAGCCAGCGCCTTGCGCGTTCCGCGAGAGAGACGCCGGCAGCGCATAGCCGCCCACGCGCTCCGGGTGCAGCTACTATCGCTGCGGCGCAGCGCCTCAGCCCTGCGCGCGCAGTGCAGCGAGATCCTCGTCACCGAGCCATTGCCATTCACCTTCCGCGAGAGACGCCGGCAAC
The Caballeronia sp. M1242 DNA segment above includes these coding regions:
- a CDS encoding NAD-dependent epimerase/dehydratase family protein — its product is MIATRTLRRPRVLIVGCGDVGLRVLPLLRSRAASPRVIALTHHPERAAELRAAGASPIAGDLDAKRSLRRLAGIAPHVLHLAPPQREGDTDRRTRALLAALRAPRRSVARGAQAAVARHRTWRASTFIVPDAPFGATSRATSRVVPVRFVYASTTGVYGDCGGALIDETRPARPDNERARRRVSAEEQLRHVGARSGWRVSIVRIPGIYAENRLPLARIERAMPALIERDDVYTNHIHADDLAAILMRALGRGRAQRVVNASDDTDLRMADYFDRVADAYGLPRVPRITREEAETRLEPLTLSFMRESRRLCNARMKHELGYALRHPTVDDFLRSRVGTTRR